In a genomic window of Corvus hawaiiensis isolate bCorHaw1 chromosome Z, bCorHaw1.pri.cur, whole genome shotgun sequence:
- the LOC125319917 gene encoding V-type proton ATPase subunit S1-like protein isoform X2 yields the protein METSHEFSDQDSLQRNGQHYSGGEKPKFNVNRVAMAQVVSYNLSGGGQWEGAPWRPFPHSHYSPLNVTVNGTPCILFWAKRITIRFENHTQLDLTEKTFGVRATVDLGDSNCSEDSAILSLKFGDIGNLKGLVIRLLLTTSYYQLSVQNWFSLHRLQLLYNHSVQATFNATGIHAPASYSFHCEHVSSLQRYHALLVPSSANDLSQLWEVTFIDFQIQGFNVQEGHFAYARDCASLFSPAILMGLVMSLILLLVLAYALHMLIHLKSLDRHYECKASPAYFAQMKDNDMGDEKEPLRSSGSESYELRNQQFSKIYI from the exons ATGGAAAC TTCACATGAATTTTCAGATCAAGATTCTCTCCAGAGAAATG GTCAGCATTACAGTGGTGGTGAGAAGCCAAAGTTCAATGTCAATCGAGTGGCGATGGCACAG GTTGTCAGCTACAACTTGAGTGGGGGAGGACAGTGGGAAGGAGCACCCTGGAGGCCGTTCCCCCACAGCCACTACAGCCCCCTCAACGTCACTGTCAATGGCACCCCCTGCATCCTGTTCTGGGCCAAGAGGATCACGATCAGGTTTGAAAACCACACCCAGCTGGATTTGACAGAGAAGACCTTCGGTGTCCGCGCCACCGTGGACCTTGGGGACTCAAACTGCAGCGAGGACAGTGCCAT ACTTTCCCTGAAGTTTGGTGACATTGGCAATCTAAAGGGACTTGTTATCAG GCTCTTGTTAACTACCAGCTACTACCAGCTGTCTGTCCAGAACTGGTTCAGCttgcacaggctgcagctcctgtaCAACCACTCAGTGCAGGCGACGTTCAATGCCACGGGGATCCACGCGCCGGCCAGTTACTCCTTCCACTGCGAGCACgtcagcagcctgcagagatACCATGCCCTGCTCGTGCCCAGCTCTGCAAACGacctctcccagctctgggaggtCACTTTCATTGACTTCCAG ATTCAAGGTTTTAACGTTCAAGAAGGACATTTTGCCTACGCCAGAGACTGTGCATCCCTCTTCTCCCCTGCAATCCTGATGGGGTTGGTGATGTCCCTGATTCTGCTGCTGGTCCTGGCCTATGCTCTGCACATGCTCATCCACCTGAAATCTCTCGACAGGCACTACGAGTGCAAGGCTTCTCCTGCCTATTTTGCACAGATGAAAGACAATGACATGGGAGATGAGAAGGAGCCACTGAGAAGCAGTGGGAGTGAGTCCTATGAACTTAGAAACCAACAGTTCAGTAAAATCTATATTTAG
- the LOC125319917 gene encoding V-type proton ATPase subunit S1-like protein isoform X1 codes for MDGIAALRLLLLLACAGLGGSEDRSPAGNSSHEFSDQDSLQRNGQHYSGGEKPKFNVNRVAMAQVVSYNLSGGGQWEGAPWRPFPHSHYSPLNVTVNGTPCILFWAKRITIRFENHTQLDLTEKTFGVRATVDLGDSNCSEDSAILSLKFGDIGNLKGLVIRLLLTTSYYQLSVQNWFSLHRLQLLYNHSVQATFNATGIHAPASYSFHCEHVSSLQRYHALLVPSSANDLSQLWEVTFIDFQIQGFNVQEGHFAYARDCASLFSPAILMGLVMSLILLLVLAYALHMLIHLKSLDRHYECKASPAYFAQMKDNDMGDEKEPLRSSGSESYELRNQQFSKIYI; via the exons ATGGACGGGATCGCTGCCCTgcggctcctgctgctgctcgcCTGCGCCGGGCTCGGCGGCTCCGAGGACAGAAGCCCCGCGGGGAACAG TTCACATGAATTTTCAGATCAAGATTCTCTCCAGAGAAATG GTCAGCATTACAGTGGTGGTGAGAAGCCAAAGTTCAATGTCAATCGAGTGGCGATGGCACAG GTTGTCAGCTACAACTTGAGTGGGGGAGGACAGTGGGAAGGAGCACCCTGGAGGCCGTTCCCCCACAGCCACTACAGCCCCCTCAACGTCACTGTCAATGGCACCCCCTGCATCCTGTTCTGGGCCAAGAGGATCACGATCAGGTTTGAAAACCACACCCAGCTGGATTTGACAGAGAAGACCTTCGGTGTCCGCGCCACCGTGGACCTTGGGGACTCAAACTGCAGCGAGGACAGTGCCAT ACTTTCCCTGAAGTTTGGTGACATTGGCAATCTAAAGGGACTTGTTATCAG GCTCTTGTTAACTACCAGCTACTACCAGCTGTCTGTCCAGAACTGGTTCAGCttgcacaggctgcagctcctgtaCAACCACTCAGTGCAGGCGACGTTCAATGCCACGGGGATCCACGCGCCGGCCAGTTACTCCTTCCACTGCGAGCACgtcagcagcctgcagagatACCATGCCCTGCTCGTGCCCAGCTCTGCAAACGacctctcccagctctgggaggtCACTTTCATTGACTTCCAG ATTCAAGGTTTTAACGTTCAAGAAGGACATTTTGCCTACGCCAGAGACTGTGCATCCCTCTTCTCCCCTGCAATCCTGATGGGGTTGGTGATGTCCCTGATTCTGCTGCTGGTCCTGGCCTATGCTCTGCACATGCTCATCCACCTGAAATCTCTCGACAGGCACTACGAGTGCAAGGCTTCTCCTGCCTATTTTGCACAGATGAAAGACAATGACATGGGAGATGAGAAGGAGCCACTGAGAAGCAGTGGGAGTGAGTCCTATGAACTTAGAAACCAACAGTTCAGTAAAATCTATATTTAG